One genomic region from Bufo bufo chromosome 3, aBufBuf1.1, whole genome shotgun sequence encodes:
- the EBPL gene encoding emopamil-binding protein-like, with product MAAEGAPLVSAVTVYSLAACAAQLALGYALAQRLGKRCSGTDRWVLVWLFYDAIVHFTLEGPFVYLSLVGTVATSEGALASLWKEYGKADERWLHSDPTIVSLEILTVVVDGLLAVLLAYAIIKDKYYRHFLQITLCVCELYGGWMTFCPDWLVGSPSLNTSNVLYMWVYLVFFNGIWVVVPGLLLWQSWLELKKVHGGRRPAGKKSR from the exons ATGGCGGCAGAGGGGGCGCCGCTGGTGAGCGCAGTCACCGTCTACTCCCTGGCAGCCTGCGCTGCCCAGCTGGCACTGGGGTATGCGTTAGCGCAGCGTCTGGGGAAGAGGTGCTCCGGCACTGACAGATGGGTGCTGGTCTGGCTTTTCTACGATGCCATTGTGCACTTCACTCTG GAGGGGCCCTTCGTATACCTTTCCCTAGTGGGGACAGTTGCCACGTCCGAGGGGGCACTGGCTTCTCTGT GGAAGGAATATGGGAAAGCAGATGAGCGCTGGCTTCATTCGGACCCCACAATTGTATCTCTGGAGATCCTCACAGTTGTTGTAGATGGGCTGTTGGCTGTGCTGTTGGCATATGCCATCATAAAGGATAAGTACTACAG GCATTTCCTTCAAATCACGCTGTGTGTATGTGAGTTGTATGGAGGATGGATGACGTTTTGTCCAGACTGGTTAGTTGGAAGCCCAAGTCTTAACACCTCCAACGTTCTCTATATGTGGGTTTATTTAGTGTTCTTCAATGGCATTTGGGTTGTAGTTCCTGGACTTTTACTGTGGCAGTCCTGGCTGGAGCTTAAAAAAGTTCATGGTGGCAGAAGACCAGCTGGAAAAAAGTCACGATAA